A region of Methanomicrobium sp. W14 DNA encodes the following proteins:
- the metG gene encoding methionine--tRNA ligase, whose product MSNKPLLVTCGLPYTNGPCHIGHLRTYVPADFFVRYMRHCGEDVVFVCGSDNHGTPIVISAEAEGITPREMSERYNEHFDTTFKRMNICFDRFGMTDDPINHDMTKEIIQNLIDNGYIYKKTINQSYCPHCKMFLPDRYVEGICPYCGEKARGDECDQGCGKHLEPGEIIDPVCKICGEKAELREQEHYFFKLSDFAEFLNEYLPGLKGTLNARNYASGWIKEGLHDWCITRTLNWGVKFPGRDDLVVYVWVDAPIGYISFTREWAKKTGGNWEQFWKGDAPVIHFIGQDIIYHHCIFWPSLLKGSGFRPPDAVIASGMVKIDDRKFSKSRGYVVWTNEDYLDLGLPADYLRYYLLSYTSHTKELNFSWKEYQARINNEIVDTIGNFFYRTLHFTSRKIGSIPKTEPDNEITEQIKKTIEEVDKSARNYEFKSAVESVMSLGNFGNTYIQSNAPWKLIKTDKTATEQVIRNCLQVVKALTILLDSVIPQKAQESWELLGFKDKVKDHSINDALTGFESEVLPEPRIIFNKIEDERIEEFEKTLRKRVNEANLKENSNIRDENMITIDEFAKVELKTATVLEAEPIEGSKKLLRIQVDLGDEKRQIVSGIAKFYKPEDLKGQQVIVVTNLKPARLCGVESNGMILAAGDEASLLTTKRDVSPGTKVL is encoded by the coding sequence ATGAGTAATAAGCCTTTACTTGTGACATGCGGACTTCCATATACAAACGGCCCGTGTCACATCGGCCACCTGCGCACATATGTACCTGCTGATTTTTTTGTAAGATACATGAGGCACTGCGGAGAAGATGTGGTTTTTGTCTGCGGTTCCGACAATCACGGAACACCTATCGTGATAAGCGCAGAGGCCGAAGGGATTACCCCGCGTGAGATGTCCGAACGTTATAACGAACATTTTGATACAACATTCAAGAGGATGAATATCTGTTTCGACCGTTTCGGAATGACCGACGACCCCATAAATCACGATATGACAAAGGAAATAATACAAAATCTCATTGATAACGGATACATCTACAAAAAAACAATAAACCAAAGCTACTGTCCCCATTGCAAAATGTTTCTTCCCGACAGATATGTTGAAGGAATATGCCCGTACTGCGGGGAGAAAGCAAGAGGTGACGAATGCGACCAGGGATGCGGCAAACACCTTGAACCCGGAGAAATTATAGACCCGGTATGCAAAATCTGCGGAGAGAAAGCTGAACTTCGCGAACAGGAACACTATTTCTTTAAACTTTCAGACTTTGCTGAATTCCTGAATGAATATCTTCCCGGGCTTAAAGGAACATTAAACGCCAGAAATTATGCCTCAGGATGGATAAAAGAAGGCCTTCACGACTGGTGCATAACAAGAACTCTCAACTGGGGTGTAAAATTTCCAGGAAGAGACGACCTCGTTGTATATGTCTGGGTCGATGCTCCTATCGGGTACATTTCTTTCACAAGAGAATGGGCCAAAAAAACAGGTGGAAACTGGGAGCAGTTCTGGAAAGGAGACGCTCCGGTAATCCATTTCATAGGTCAGGACATAATATACCACCACTGCATATTCTGGCCGTCCCTGCTAAAAGGATCAGGATTCAGGCCGCCTGATGCAGTCATTGCAAGCGGAATGGTGAAAATAGACGACAGGAAATTTTCAAAAAGCCGTGGCTATGTCGTATGGACCAATGAGGACTATCTGGACCTTGGTCTTCCGGCGGATTACCTCAGATATTATCTTCTCTCATACACCAGTCACACAAAAGAGCTTAACTTTTCATGGAAAGAGTACCAGGCAAGAATAAACAATGAAATTGTGGACACCATAGGCAATTTCTTTTACAGGACACTGCATTTTACATCCAGAAAAATAGGCTCCATACCAAAAACCGAACCTGATAACGAAATAACAGAACAGATAAAGAAAACAATTGAGGAAGTTGACAAGTCTGCCAGGAATTATGAGTTTAAATCCGCCGTAGAATCCGTAATGTCTCTTGGAAACTTCGGCAACACTTATATCCAGTCAAACGCCCCGTGGAAACTTATCAAAACAGATAAAACCGCAACAGAACAGGTTATAAGAAACTGCCTCCAGGTCGTAAAGGCACTTACAATACTTCTGGACAGCGTTATTCCGCAAAAAGCCCAGGAATCATGGGAACTGCTTGGGTTTAAGGACAAAGTAAAAGACCACAGCATAAATGACGCTCTGACCGGGTTTGAGTCCGAAGTTCTTCCGGAACCAAGAATAATATTTAATAAAATAGAAGATGAAAGGATTGAGGAGTTTGAAAAAACCCTCAGAAAAAGGGTTAATGAAGCGAATCTAAAAGAAAATTCTAATATCAGGGATGAAAACATGATTACAATTGACGAATTTGCCAAAGTAGAGTTAAAGACAGCAACAGTTCTTGAAGCAGAACCGATAGAGGGGTCAAAGAAGCTTCTCAGGATTCAGGTGGACCTTGGTGATGAAAAAAGACAGATTGTGTCAGGTATCGCAAAATTTTACAAACCTGAAGATCTCAAAGGTCAGCAGGTAATTGTCGTTACAAACCTGAAGCCTGCCAGACTATGCGGTGTCGAATCAAACGGGATGATACTTGCCGCAGGAGACGAGGCATCTCTTCTTACAACAAAAAGAGACGTCTCACCGGGAACAAAAGTTCTTTAA
- a CDS encoding DUF473 domain-containing protein, with translation MKINALTGISPAVISELKKSKPRTIELQSAHNIITLTDVLPGDHVFMTDIDPDDLSVGDPGIIVEVLSIGINMKRTIEYVHPYYCEERERMSVRLKVKYVDKTFAKCVEGKDWSKPTVVDIVRSCVYSAG, from the coding sequence GTGAAAATAAATGCATTAACCGGAATTTCACCTGCTGTAATCTCAGAGCTGAAAAAATCCAAACCGAGGACTATTGAGCTGCAGAGTGCGCACAACATAATCACCCTTACAGACGTTCTTCCGGGAGATCATGTTTTCATGACAGACATTGACCCGGATGACTTGTCTGTCGGTGATCCCGGTATAATAGTTGAGGTTTTGAGTATTGGAATCAATATGAAAAGGACAATCGAGTACGTTCACCCTTACTACTGTGAAGAGCGTGAGAGAATGTCGGTGCGCCTTAAGGTGAAGTACGTGGACAAAACCTTTGCAAAATGTGTTGAAGGAAAAGACTGGTCTAAGCCTACTGTTGTAGATATTGTCAGGTCATGTGTATATAGTGCTGGGTAA
- a CDS encoding proteasome assembly chaperone family protein → MDDVRVVSESPKGDEVIALMGFPGSGLVGSISMQYLVDNAGFEYIGSITSKYFPPVAMMVDGVINAPIRIYSKDSYVAFVSDIPIHASICYEVTQGILSWLKNYNVKKIVILAGIVTNTPEKRVFGVASEPSYLEELKDKTEVLPMGSISGMPGSLFTECKSLGIPAVGFLGETVPTPDPRSSVSVLKVLNEVYNFNVDIEPLIEQAEEIEASMQKMAEQVQKNESDSDVPKREHLPMYG, encoded by the coding sequence ATGGATGATGTAAGAGTTGTGTCAGAGTCTCCCAAAGGCGATGAGGTGATTGCCCTCATGGGTTTTCCCGGTAGCGGCCTTGTGGGGAGCATTTCGATGCAGTACCTCGTGGATAATGCAGGTTTTGAGTATATCGGGAGCATAACCAGTAAATATTTTCCCCCCGTTGCTATGATGGTTGATGGAGTAATCAATGCTCCTATCAGGATTTACAGCAAGGATTCATATGTTGCATTCGTGTCAGACATCCCGATTCATGCTTCGATATGTTATGAGGTTACACAGGGAATATTGTCATGGCTGAAGAACTATAATGTTAAAAAGATTGTTATTCTTGCTGGTATCGTAACAAATACCCCTGAGAAGAGGGTTTTTGGAGTTGCATCCGAACCTTCGTATCTTGAAGAGCTGAAAGACAAAACCGAGGTCCTTCCTATGGGAAGTATATCCGGGATGCCGGGAAGTCTGTTTACTGAATGCAAGTCGCTAGGAATTCCTGCCGTAGGTTTTCTCGGGGAAACAGTCCCTACTCCTGATCCAAGGTCTTCGGTATCAGTTCTGAAAGTATTAAATGAGGTATATAACTTCAATGTTGACATTGAGCCTCTTATAGAACAGGCTGAAGAGATTGAAGCATCTATGCAGAAAATGGCAGAACAGGTCCAGAAAAATGAAAGTGATTCAGATGTGCCAAAAAGGGAACATCTTCCGATGTACGGGTGA
- a CDS encoding ABC transporter ATP-binding protein, producing the protein MIKTENLTKEYNGKKAVDNLNLEVGDGEVFGFLGPNGAGKSTTILMLAGMIEPTSGSCTVDGINVALDPLKGKEILGYLPEDVGFYRNLTGYENLDYLGKFYPITKSEREERIETLLKSVRLNDVPQKVGEYSRGMNQRLGLALALLNDPKVIILDEPTANLDPEGVLRYREIIKELEKEKKTILICSHVLSEVRAVCNTLGIISQGKLVARGSVEDVEDELIVQSNTPQKIVIKSINPDVYGFVESISNPEILGVDRTENGVEIRVKKDIREEIAKELDGNCCGITEMYLDRPGLEDLFLKVYRRE; encoded by the coding sequence ATGATAAAAACAGAAAATTTGACCAAAGAATATAACGGAAAAAAAGCTGTCGACAATTTAAACCTTGAGGTTGGCGACGGAGAGGTTTTCGGTTTTCTGGGCCCGAACGGTGCCGGAAAGAGCACAACAATCCTGATGCTTGCCGGAATGATTGAGCCTACCTCCGGGAGCTGCACGGTTGACGGTATCAATGTCGCCTTAGACCCGCTTAAGGGAAAGGAGATTTTAGGTTATCTTCCGGAAGACGTCGGTTTCTACAGAAATCTGACGGGGTATGAAAATCTCGATTACCTGGGAAAGTTCTACCCTATTACGAAAAGTGAAAGGGAGGAGAGAATCGAGACCCTTTTAAAGAGTGTGAGGCTAAACGACGTCCCGCAGAAGGTAGGCGAATACTCCCGCGGAATGAACCAGAGGCTTGGACTTGCACTTGCCCTTTTAAACGACCCGAAAGTAATAATTCTTGACGAACCGACTGCAAACCTTGACCCCGAGGGTGTGTTAAGATACCGTGAAATCATAAAAGAGCTTGAAAAAGAAAAAAAAACGATTCTTATCTGCTCGCATGTCTTATCGGAAGTCCGTGCGGTATGCAACACTCTCGGCATAATTTCGCAGGGAAAACTTGTTGCGAGAGGGTCTGTTGAGGATGTCGAGGACGAACTGATTGTACAGAGCAACACCCCTCAGAAAATTGTAATAAAATCAATCAATCCTGACGTCTACGGTTTCGTCGAATCAATCTCAAATCCTGAAATCCTCGGTGTTGACAGGACTGAAAACGGCGTTGAAATCAGGGTTAAAAAGGATATCAGAGAGGAGATAGCAAAAGAGCTTGACGGTAACTGCTGCGGTATAACCGAGATGTACCTTGACAGACCGGGCCTTGAGGATTTGTTCCTGAAAGTATACAGGAGGGAATAA
- a CDS encoding ABC transporter permease subunit produces MDLNRLKVISQKEFSDQITSKKFIILFCITCIVLGVAGSNGVTNYKNSLESYNNGDEGVLFFPSVLEVFNSITNVVGIDGLGIIIGIAIGFDLVSGEREGRSLKTILSRPVYRDELINGKAIGGIAAIAVVTLAGFIAVCGVLLVFGVVPSVDEVLLIGFIWLLTMLFMTYSFSLSLMSSVFARTSGGALVLSFLVVLCLVYVIPSGGGDVGTYLILGQEPSKDNYDMGSYMQSEAFDEAKYQYEKNELEVHDFFNMFSVGSVYNDIASAITLPSSYVISEKIGFLSYSLNPDLGADIEKPTFWETLGDKWVKLIVFIAWPVLFFGIAYVKFMRIDLR; encoded by the coding sequence GTGGATTTAAATCGCCTTAAGGTAATATCCCAAAAGGAATTTTCTGATCAGATTACAAGTAAAAAGTTTATAATACTCTTTTGTATCACCTGCATAGTGCTTGGTGTTGCAGGTTCGAACGGTGTGACCAATTATAAAAATTCCCTTGAAAGCTACAATAACGGTGATGAGGGAGTTCTGTTTTTTCCTTCGGTCCTTGAAGTATTCAACAGTATTACAAACGTAGTAGGAATAGACGGGCTTGGAATCATCATAGGAATTGCTATAGGTTTCGATCTGGTATCAGGTGAAAGAGAGGGGAGGTCCCTGAAGACCATACTTTCAAGGCCGGTCTACCGTGATGAACTCATAAACGGCAAGGCAATAGGTGGAATTGCCGCGATTGCGGTAGTGACTCTTGCAGGATTTATAGCCGTATGCGGTGTTCTGCTTGTTTTCGGGGTTGTACCTTCAGTTGACGAAGTCCTCCTTATAGGGTTTATCTGGCTTCTTACAATGCTTTTTATGACATACAGTTTTTCTTTGTCTCTGATGTCGTCCGTTTTTGCCAGAACAAGCGGTGGAGCACTTGTATTGTCTTTTCTTGTAGTTCTCTGCCTGGTGTATGTCATCCCTTCCGGTGGTGGAGATGTTGGGACATACCTTATCCTTGGTCAGGAGCCTTCAAAAGACAACTACGACATGGGATCTTACATGCAGTCTGAGGCGTTTGATGAGGCAAAATATCAATACGAAAAAAACGAACTTGAGGTCCATGATTTTTTCAATATGTTCTCTGTAGGAAGTGTCTATAACGACATAGCAAGTGCGATAACACTTCCGTCAAGCTACGTTATTTCAGAAAAGATTGGGTTTCTGAGCTATTCCCTTAATCCTGACCTTGGTGCAGATATTGAAAAACCGACGTTCTGGGAGACTCTTGGTGACAAATGGGTAAAACTGATTGTTTTTATCGCATGGCCGGTTCTTTTCTTTGGAATAGCCTATGTTAAGTTCATGAGGATTGACCTTCGGTGA
- a CDS encoding ABC transporter permease subunit has translation MDFKRITLIGIKEFRDNITSFRFLALLVVMLVLAEIDVFGDIGSYLKTLESLSSPGGYSLFGLPLAQNIFGGISSGIAGSSIFGSVIAIVLGFDLITKERETGSMKAILSVPVYRDEVINGKALGGIASIVFAVTVVFVLTFGILFVYSIVPDFSQMEFIFVFWLVTVLYLSGVFVMSLMVSSFSKTSGMSFIYSLLLFLLLTNVVYSAGIYTVDSVLGPKPSVNTNALDSSELNDYNSQVKAYYQNEMELTNLVYYISYDTNYRKISSALTDPVRYVWTQSFEKSDSDYQPDFSDIIEKVWGNILFLIAYPVVFFGIAYVKFMRLDLR, from the coding sequence ATGGATTTTAAGAGAATTACCTTAATCGGGATAAAAGAATTCCGCGACAACATTACAAGTTTTCGTTTTCTTGCACTTCTTGTCGTAATGCTGGTACTTGCTGAAATTGATGTTTTTGGGGATATCGGCTCTTATCTAAAGACCCTTGAAAGTCTGAGCAGTCCGGGCGGTTATTCTTTGTTCGGTCTGCCGCTTGCCCAGAATATTTTTGGAGGGATTTCTTCAGGTATAGCCGGAAGTTCAATATTCGGATCTGTCATAGCGATAGTTCTGGGATTCGATCTGATTACAAAGGAAAGAGAGACAGGTTCGATGAAAGCGATATTATCTGTTCCTGTATATCGTGACGAGGTAATAAACGGAAAGGCACTTGGGGGCATAGCCTCGATTGTTTTTGCAGTAACTGTTGTTTTCGTCCTTACTTTTGGCATTCTTTTTGTTTACAGCATAGTTCCTGACTTCAGCCAGATGGAATTTATATTTGTATTCTGGCTTGTAACTGTTCTTTATCTGTCAGGAGTATTTGTAATGTCCTTAATGGTCTCTTCTTTTTCCAAAACAAGCGGGATGTCTTTTATTTATTCACTGCTCCTCTTTCTTCTGTTAACAAATGTCGTATATTCAGCAGGAATTTATACTGTCGATTCTGTACTTGGCCCTAAACCCTCGGTCAACACGAATGCCCTTGATTCTTCGGAGCTGAATGATTACAATTCGCAGGTGAAAGCGTATTACCAGAATGAGATGGAGCTTACAAATCTTGTCTATTATATCTCATACGATACGAATTACAGGAAAATTTCTTCGGCTCTTACCGATCCTGTAAGGTATGTATGGACCCAGTCGTTTGAAAAAAGCGATTCGGATTATCAGCCTGATTTTTCCGACATAATCGAAAAGGTCTGGGGTAATATCCTCTTTCTTATTGCATATCCTGTTGTCTTCTTTGGGATAGCCTATGTGAAGTTTATGAGGCTTGATCTGAGGTGA
- a CDS encoding PepSY domain-containing protein yields MIKSKRVSGKFKLIVPIAILTLFCISSGCTSQTENTDTNVVTTTTTATPVESVVGSENTLTETLNPEKSTGEPKSLSEIFDGYSDYILELFPDFIPETVKGKIPWEENDPQNPAIDVYTFKDIEEASDGSVYEARIDAKTGKIRSVYESSGYIEPSGSAKLTLGEGEEIAKSFVMKAFGKGPDDVGDPENKFSIVNTSNYVGLEKLKEKGRAAEIFVRYYNMYEGLNGGPILMMTINSISGNVTSCHFTVPDLCNHTFSSSVPSVSFNEAKKIVEDEINTNYPGEIKKYDFLGNESEALSWDTGISVYYDNTTPIRLIWTLDFNVEKDSDKMSDTHTYQAIIDAHTGEVLALHYKDIDIDYLDKYYNSLYM; encoded by the coding sequence ATGATTAAATCCAAACGTGTTTCAGGTAAATTTAAATTAATAGTACCTATTGCAATATTAACCTTATTCTGTATCTCTTCAGGTTGTACTTCCCAGACAGAGAATACAGATACAAACGTAGTTACCACAACAACAACCGCTACACCTGTTGAATCAGTTGTTGGTTCTGAAAATACTCTTACAGAAACTCTAAATCCTGAAAAAAGCACAGGAGAGCCAAAAAGCTTAAGTGAAATTTTTGACGGGTATAGTGATTACATTCTTGAGTTGTTCCCTGATTTTATACCTGAAACAGTAAAAGGAAAAATACCCTGGGAAGAAAATGATCCACAGAACCCTGCAATTGATGTTTATACATTTAAGGATATAGAAGAAGCATCCGATGGGAGTGTTTATGAGGCGAGAATTGATGCTAAAACAGGCAAAATACGTTCTGTCTATGAATCCTCAGGTTATATCGAACCTTCCGGCAGTGCTAAATTAACTCTTGGAGAAGGAGAAGAGATTGCAAAATCATTTGTAATGAAGGCCTTTGGTAAAGGCCCTGATGATGTGGGTGATCCTGAGAATAAATTTTCAATAGTAAATACCTCAAATTACGTAGGTCTTGAGAAATTAAAAGAAAAGGGCAGAGCTGCAGAAATTTTTGTAAGGTACTACAATATGTATGAAGGACTAAACGGCGGTCCTATTTTAATGATGACTATTAATTCAATTTCAGGTAACGTAACATCATGTCATTTTACTGTTCCGGATCTGTGTAATCATACTTTTTCCTCTTCAGTACCTTCTGTATCATTTAATGAAGCTAAGAAAATTGTTGAGGATGAAATAAACACTAATTACCCCGGGGAAATAAAAAAATACGATTTTTTAGGTAATGAATCTGAAGCTTTATCCTGGGATACGGGAATTTCAGTGTATTATGACAATACTACGCCTATACGCCTGATTTGGACACTGGATTTTAATGTAGAAAAAGATTCCGATAAGATGTCTGATACTCATACTTATCAGGCTATAATTGATGCACATACCGGGGAGGTTCTTGCCCTTCACTATAAGGACATTGACATTGATTATCTGGATAAATACTACAACTCCCTTTATATGTGA
- a CDS encoding DUF5611 family protein, which translates to MQEYSIKRGFKEGLNERARDGLIKYFDKEPDEKSGHFSINYGSFKYLEAWINDKGSMLCIDTESDSELYDSHPEDEADKIVLDTNSRFRNYLEYVTGYNTKERKKKTTTAVKKK; encoded by the coding sequence ATGCAGGAATACTCTATAAAAAGAGGATTTAAAGAGGGCCTGAACGAAAGGGCCAGAGACGGACTCATAAAATATTTTGACAAAGAGCCTGATGAAAAATCAGGTCATTTCAGTATAAATTATGGATCTTTCAAATATCTTGAGGCGTGGATAAACGATAAAGGAAGCATGCTTTGCATAGACACTGAGTCCGACAGTGAACTGTATGACAGTCACCCGGAGGATGAAGCAGACAAAATTGTACTTGACACAAATTCCAGATTCAGGAATTATCTGGAATACGTAACAGGGTACAACACAAAGGAAAGGAAAAAGAAAACTACCACAGCAGTAAAAAAGAAATAA
- the leuS gene encoding leucine--tRNA ligase produces the protein MRDCEKEYREEWAHDFESDPIKGAEKFYLNVAYPYPSGAMHVGHGRTYIVPDVIARFKRMQGKHVLFPMAFHVTGSPVIGISKRIANGDEKTIRLYRDLYRVPQDIISKFTEPTEIVRYFSDEYERIMRCCGLSIDWRRRFTTVYPQYSKFIEWQYLHLMEQNRIVRGAHPVKYCPQCDNPVGDHDLLEGEKAEIVKYVLIMFKWGEYSLPCATLRPETTYGVTNLWINPDVIYKKVKVDGSKWILSPQAALKISYQEHDVVEEGEIAGRDIVDQTVSHPLCGDIKVLPAEFVDPDMATGIVMSVPAHAPFDYIALRDLQNSGKYTDITPVSLISVPGYSEFPAKDAVEKSGIKDQNDPGVETLTQEVYSAEFSKGRMLPQYGGKPVKVAREEFSSVMLEQYGSLIMYDFDNRNVMCRCGSRVYVRILKDQWFLQYSDPEWKKQIHEQLNKISLVPPEVRAEFERTIDWLNDWACTRKVGLGTYLPWDKSWLVEPLSDSTIYMAFYTIAHKLLKIEPEKLTPEVFDYIYRGEGSPDSLPVPKETAEDLRNEFLYWYPYDYRFSAKDLISNHLTFQLFHHKALFSDDLQPKGMVVFGMGLLEGAKMSSSKGNVVLLEDAINEVGADTVRMFLVGSAEPWQDFDWRKELVSSTKKQIERFWNTVHDNDEAPSGEYPIDRWLLSRMQDRIAHATEALSSFQTRQALQEAYFGVESDLKWYRRRLPADVQGSAVLKEVNSIWIRLLAPFIPFTCQNLWEATGNSGNISFAQWPVSDESKVDIQTELAEELLERTVEDIESILKLIKVDSKTPSVTLYISPAWKFEIFRRIAMTDDKKKIFSVLMKDESIKKRGKEAADAIKQITNLIHRFPPELVSRLCEYGIDEKSVFDSAKEFIEHEYGVELNIVCPDESSHQKARMALPFKPAILIE, from the coding sequence ATGAGAGATTGCGAAAAAGAATACCGTGAGGAATGGGCTCATGATTTTGAGTCTGATCCTATAAAAGGTGCTGAAAAGTTTTATCTCAACGTTGCTTACCCGTATCCGAGTGGCGCGATGCACGTAGGTCACGGAAGGACGTATATCGTACCTGATGTTATTGCACGTTTCAAGAGAATGCAGGGTAAGCATGTCCTTTTTCCGATGGCATTCCATGTTACCGGGTCACCTGTAATAGGAATTTCCAAAAGAATTGCAAACGGAGACGAGAAGACAATCAGACTTTACAGGGACCTTTACCGTGTACCTCAGGATATAATATCAAAATTTACCGAGCCGACGGAGATTGTCAGGTATTTCAGCGACGAATATGAAAGAATTATGCGCTGTTGCGGTCTTTCCATCGACTGGAGGCGCAGGTTTACTACAGTCTATCCGCAGTACAGCAAATTCATAGAGTGGCAGTACCTTCACCTGATGGAGCAGAACCGGATTGTAAGAGGTGCACATCCTGTAAAATACTGCCCGCAGTGCGACAACCCTGTCGGGGATCATGACCTTCTGGAAGGAGAAAAGGCAGAAATAGTAAAGTATGTCCTTATAATGTTTAAGTGGGGGGAGTACAGTCTGCCTTGTGCTACACTTCGTCCTGAGACCACATACGGTGTTACAAATCTCTGGATAAACCCTGATGTAATCTACAAAAAAGTGAAAGTTGACGGGTCCAAATGGATTTTGTCACCGCAGGCTGCATTAAAGATATCATACCAGGAGCATGATGTTGTCGAAGAGGGTGAAATAGCAGGAAGAGACATTGTAGACCAGACAGTTTCGCATCCTTTATGCGGGGACATAAAAGTCCTGCCTGCTGAGTTTGTGGACCCCGATATGGCAACGGGAATTGTCATGAGTGTTCCGGCCCATGCACCGTTTGACTACATTGCACTGCGTGATCTCCAAAACAGTGGAAAGTATACAGATATTACTCCTGTGTCTCTTATCTCCGTTCCCGGTTACAGCGAGTTTCCGGCAAAGGACGCCGTGGAAAAGTCAGGAATAAAAGACCAGAACGACCCCGGAGTCGAGACCCTTACGCAGGAAGTGTACAGTGCCGAATTCTCCAAAGGGAGGATGCTTCCCCAGTATGGTGGAAAACCTGTGAAAGTTGCCAGAGAAGAGTTTTCTTCTGTCATGCTTGAACAGTACGGTTCACTCATAATGTATGATTTTGACAACAGGAATGTAATGTGCCGCTGCGGGAGCAGAGTTTACGTAAGAATTCTTAAGGACCAGTGGTTTTTGCAGTACAGCGATCCCGAATGGAAAAAGCAGATTCATGAACAACTGAATAAAATAAGTCTTGTCCCTCCTGAAGTACGTGCGGAGTTTGAAAGGACTATTGACTGGCTGAATGACTGGGCATGTACAAGAAAGGTTGGTCTTGGAACTTATCTCCCGTGGGATAAGAGCTGGCTTGTTGAGCCCCTTTCGGATTCGACAATCTACATGGCATTTTATACAATTGCCCACAAACTGCTGAAAATAGAGCCGGAAAAACTGACTCCTGAAGTTTTTGACTATATTTACAGGGGTGAGGGTTCACCTGATTCGCTTCCTGTTCCAAAAGAGACAGCAGAGGATCTAAGAAATGAATTTTTGTATTGGTATCCTTACGACTACAGGTTCTCGGCAAAGGACTTAATATCCAACCACCTGACTTTCCAGCTGTTCCACCATAAGGCATTGTTCTCTGACGATCTTCAGCCGAAGGGAATGGTGGTCTTTGGAATGGGACTTCTGGAAGGGGCGAAGATGTCTTCTTCGAAAGGGAATGTGGTCCTTCTGGAGGACGCCATAAATGAAGTAGGTGCGGATACGGTTCGTATGTTCCTGGTCGGAAGTGCAGAGCCGTGGCAGGACTTTGACTGGAGAAAAGAGCTTGTCTCATCAACTAAGAAGCAAATAGAAAGGTTTTGGAATACAGTCCATGATAACGATGAGGCACCTTCGGGTGAGTATCCTATAGACAGGTGGCTTCTGTCAAGAATGCAGGACAGAATTGCTCATGCCACTGAAGCCCTTTCATCCTTCCAGACCCGCCAGGCCCTTCAGGAGGCATACTTTGGAGTTGAATCAGACCTTAAATGGTACCGCCGCCGTCTGCCTGCAGATGTGCAGGGATCGGCAGTTCTTAAGGAAGTCAACAGTATCTGGATAAGGCTTCTGGCACCTTTCATACCGTTTACATGCCAGAATCTGTGGGAAGCCACAGGTAATTCCGGAAACATCTCGTTTGCACAGTGGCCCGTCAGTGATGAATCAAAGGTAGATATCCAGACAGAACTTGCAGAGGAACTTCTGGAAAGGACGGTAGAAGATATCGAATCGATTCTGAAGCTTATAAAGGTTGACTCAAAAACCCCTTCGGTGACTCTTTATATATCACCCGCCTGGAAATTTGAGATATTCAGAAGAATTGCCATGACAGATGATAAAAAGAAAATATTCTCTGTTCTTATGAAAGATGAGTCCATTAAAAAACGCGGAAAGGAGGCTGCCGATGCAATTAAGCAGATAACAAACCTGATTCACAGGTTCCCGCCGGAACTTGTCAGCAGGCTGTGCGAGTATGGTATTGATGAAAAATCCGTTTTTGATTCGGCCAAGGAGTTTATTGAGCATGAATACGGAGTCGAATTAAACATTGTATGCCCTGATGAGAGCAGTCACCAGAAAGCGCGTATGGCACTTCCGTTCAAACCGGCGATATTAATTGAATAA